The Juglans regia cultivar Chandler chromosome 11, Walnut 2.0, whole genome shotgun sequence genome contains the following window.
CTTGACAGAGGCTTTAATGCAAGCTCTGAAGGCCGACCATTTTCATCCTTGGATCTTAACCTCAAAGATTGAAGACTTGATAATCTTGCAATCCACTCATTTAATTCTTCAATGGAGTTAAGATAATATGTCAGACCTAGTTTCCTGAGACTTGTCAACCTATTCAAACCATTCTTCACCGGACTCTTCTTGTCCACAAATAATCCCCAGAATGTCTGGAGCTGGGTAAGAGAACAGCAATGTTTTTGCACAGACATATCAAGGCGTATTTCATTCAGACATAGATGTCGCAGGTGTTTCATCTTCCAAATAGAATTTGGTAGAGAACTGATATACGTGTGCTTCACATCCAAGGTCTCAAGGTAGGGCAACTCACCAACAGAGTTGGGAAGGGTATCCAAGAAGGTCCACCTTAATCCCAAGTACCTTAATTGAAACAGTTTCTCCAGATTCTCGGGCAATTGAGGTTTGTAAACACGCTCTAGATCAAGCACCCTGAGTAGTCCAAAGCCTCGATGACCAATGACATTGCTGAGAAAGTTCCTTATTTCCTTTGCAGGTATATCTTTCTTTTGAATATTGAAGGACAAGTAAGAGCGTAGATGTTGAATGTATGATGGTTCTTTACATGGGTAGTCTACGATGTCTCCATGCCCAGCAACTCGACGAACACTGGGCATAGGAGAATCATTTGTTTCCTTATCTGACTTGGGAGAatcatttttttcctcctctgaCATTATTCTATGGATGTGGAAAAGGCTAACATATTTTGCTTTTGACAAGATGATATCGTGTAGCTCTTCACGAATAACGCATATCTTGGGACTCCCATCTTTCCTCCTTATTATTTCAATCATTTTCTGGTTTAGAAGTTCGTCCAGATACTCTTCCACCATATCCTCTGGAGTCTCGTCTCGTGAGTGCTCTACAAAGCCTTCTGCAAGCCATAAACGCAATAACCTCCTCACAGGGATTTTGTATCCTTTTGGGAAAAGCCCAAGATAAAGTAGGCAAGGCCTCAAGTGGAAGGGCAGAGAACTATATTTCAAGGCCAAGATTTTTGAGACCTCAACATTTTCATTACCCTGAAAAAACTTACGGCTAGGCTgacaagaataagaaaaatctTTATGAATATCAACATTCCAACTTGGATGGTCAAGAACTTTCAGCCATTCCTTATAGCTGGCAGTTTTTGTAGACAGAAGACCTCCGAGTAGTATGATTGTCAAAGGTAAGCCCTTGCATGTTGTTATGATTTTTCTCCTAAGCTTGCTCACTGTTTCCGAATCATCGAACTGAACGTCATCCGGTACGTGTACATGTTTCAGAAACAATTTCCATGTGTCTTCATCGTTTAGTGGCATGAGTTGATAAGGCGGTCGACTTGGATTTGCAAACCTAGCTATGTTTACGTTTCTAGTAGTCAACAGCACCTTGCTAGTAACAGTTTCTTTTGAAAAGGCAACACGCAGGCCTTTCGAAACTTTGAGTGACTGCACATCATCCAACACAACCAGAAACTTTTTATTCTGCAAATTCTCACGGATCTTGGCTACCAATTCTTCATCAGTGGCTTTCTCATCAACTATTAAACCCATCTGCTCCAAAATGCTCAGCAAGGCATCTCTTAGGTTCTCAGAGGCAGAAACCCTTGCACGGCAATCAAAATGACCTATAATCTCACTGCTGTTATATATTGTCCTTGCAAGGGCAGTCTTGCCAGAGCCACCCACACCTACGATTGAGATGAAGGGAAGACCTCGGAATGAAGTCTTAGTTAGACTGGTCACTATCTTGCTTTTGGCCTCTTCGATGTCTAATTTTTCATCCATGGTAGTCAACAGCACCTTGCTACCAACAGTTTCTTTTGAAAAGGCAACACGCAGGCCTTTCAAAACTTCGAGTGACTGCACATCATCCAACACAACCAGAAACTTTTTATTCTGCAAATTCTCACGGATCTTGGCTACCAATTCTTCATCAGTGGCTTTCTCATCAACTATTAAAATGCCCATCTGCTCCAAAATGCTCAGCAAGACATCTCTTAGGTTCTTAGAGGCAGAAACCCATGCACGGCAAGCAAAATGATCTATAATCTCCCTGCTGTTATATATTGTCCTTGCAAGGGCAGTCTTGCCAGAGCCACCCACACCTACGATTGAGATGAAGGGAAGACCTCGGAATGAAGTGTCAGTTAGCCTGGTCACTAGCTTGCTTTTGGCCTCTTCGAAGCCAAAGGTGTATGATTTTTCATCCATAGAATGGCTTTGACTGTTTTGCTGATTTTGTGTCGGCCCTTCATCTTGATAACTTGAGCCAGGCTTTTCCTCCTTGATCTTCTGGATCTTTGTCTTGACCTCCTCAATCTTCTTGTTGATATTCTGTACCTCATTGTGAAGGTCTACACCATACCTCAAATTCTTGTGGATGCAAATGTACTTCCTAGGGAAGTTCATTCTCCTGCTATGCATTCTCTGCAGGACAAATGTTTCAATGGCATCCTCTGCATTGTAAACAAGAGCAAGAAATTCTTCCATACACTTCGTAACTGCGTCACCGCATTCTTTCTTATCTTCTGCATCTATGAAGAAGTTCTTCATCTGTCTTAGACTTACTCTGACTTGCTCCACCTCATCTATCGCCTCTTTGAAGATGTTTGATTCTTGAATGAGCAGGTCAGTAAGTTTCCTTATGACTACAGAGACAACTGCCCCAACATCCATTGATTGTCTTCAGCCTTTCCTCTTCGTATCCTTTTGCTTTACCACAGCCAAACCAGAAATGGTGGTTCCAAGAGGTGATTCATTGTTTGAGTACTGGTTGTGGATGAGTACAGATGGCCTTGATCTTCCTGTTAAAGAAAGCCAGacaaattaatgttatttcTGTAGTCTTGTCTTTATTATTAGTAGCTATGGGGTGGGTGCGTTTTAATTGTGGTGTTATGTTATCCAGCTAAGATTTTCCACCCAATGCAAATGCAGGCAAAAACTCATCATGTTTTatccatcaaaaaaaaaaaaaagaaactcatgATGTTTTCAGATTTGTAATTATATAATCCGTCGAAATTTGACTCGATTACGAATATTTAATGTGTAGTAGGGATCTCTCTCGTCTGTCATAAAGGTAGAAAATGTAGGAGCAAGCAAGAATTTCTTTCCAGTCAATCTCCAAGATAGTCAAGCAAttcacatttaaaaaatttctcgCTTTCTGCGTCTACACCTCACCCGGTGCTTAAATTCTATCATCAAGAAATGCAGTTCAGAAATGACAAAAGATTCTTGGAAATGCATTTCTATCATCAAGAAATGCATCCTTCCTAGTCGTTGGGTTTCCATGGTCTTTTATTACCTGATAGATGGGTTCCTTTGCGACACTACTCCTAACTACTTGCACATCTAATTTggatactaaaatattttcctattatttattattttattattattatttaatattttatcatt
Protein-coding sequences here:
- the LOC109011477 gene encoding disease resistance protein RPP13-like — protein: MDVGAVVSVVIRKLTDLLIQESNIFKEAIDEVEQVRVSLRQMKNFFIDAEDKKECGDAVTKCMEEFLALVYNAEDAIETFVLQRMHSRRMNFPRKYICIHKNLRYGVDLHNEVQNINKKIEEVKTKIQKIKEEKPGSSYQDEGPTQNQQNSQSHSMDEKSYTFGFEEAKSKLVTRLTDTSFRGLPFISIVGVGGSGKTALARTIYNSREIIDHFACRAWVSASKNLRDVLLSILEQMGILIVDEKATDEELVAKIRENLQNKKFLVVLDDVQSLEVLKGLRVAFSKETVGSKVLLTTMDEKLDIEEAKSKIVTSLTKTSFRGLPFISIVGVGGSGKTALARTIYNSSEIIGHFDCRARVSASENLRDALLSILEQMGLIVDEKATDEELVAKIRENLQNKKFLVVLDDVQSLKVSKGLRVAFSKETVTSKVLLTTRNVNIARFANPSRPPYQLMPLNDEDTWKLFLKHVHVPDDVQFDDSETVSKLRRKIITTCKGLPLTIILLGGLLSTKTASYKEWLKVLDHPSWNVDIHKDFSYSCQPSRKFFQGNENVEVSKILALKYSSLPFHLRPCLLYLGLFPKGYKIPVRRLLRLWLAEGFVEHSRDETPEDMVEEYLDELLNQKMIEIIRRKDGSPKICVIREELHDIILSKAKYVSLFHIHRIMSEEEKNDSPKSDKETNDSPMPSVRRVAGHGDIVDYPCKEPSYIQHLRSYLSFNIQKKDIPAKEIRNFLSNVIGHRGFGLLRVLDLERVYKPQLPENLEKLFQLRYLGLRWTFLDTLPNSVGELPYLETLDVKHTYISSLPNSIWKMKHLRHLCLNEIRLDMSVQKHCCSLTQLQTFWGLFVDKKSPVKNGLNRLTSLRKLGLTYYLNSIEELNEWIARLSSLQSLRLRSKDENGRPSELALKPLSSLENLTHLYLLGNLPKLYDGNEFPPRLRVLTLSVSKLTKDPMPILAQLPSLSVLRLLADSYTGKKMLCPREGFGKLQILHLWMLKELEEWTVEEEAMQNLREIEIRCCHELNEIPDRLLNLSTIEKIILTNMPEEFAGNVQAYKHKKLIITKTLQF